A section of the Subtercola frigoramans genome encodes:
- a CDS encoding APC family permease: MPRIYKQELHRGVGSFSSFAAGFSFVSILTTVFQLFGLGFGFGGAAFFWTWPLVFAGQLLVALNFAQLAASWPIAGAIFQWTSRLAGTTFGWFTGWVMIVGQVLTVAVAAIAVQAVLPSIWDGFQIVGGPAANPALTSPTGAQNAVLLGVILLVITTIVNILSVRLMALATSVGVIIEIVGVIVLVVALMLLPERSPGVVFTTEGAAPTDNPYIWAWLASSLMAAYVLVGFDSAGELAEETHAPRKTISKTIIRAVVVSGLGGALLIIGALVAAPSLTDGSLATGGMAYVVTERLGPFLGRLILVAVAIAVFACTLAVQTAGSRMMYSMARERALPFWRILSKVSPRTGTPVATSIVVGVGAAIALGVNFGQSAIFTALSSLCIAMLYLAYLGVTVPLLVRRVRLRKQGFPPGVDEDGKPLFNLGRWGIPLNAIAIVYQIGMVINLAWPRTEIYDLTGNTWWLQWSAILFIGAALVVGFFVHRFVVRRAGGIELGHLPATAAIAVVADSGAVGSVA; this comes from the coding sequence GTGCCTAGGATATATAAACAGGAGCTACACCGTGGTGTCGGTTCGTTCTCCTCGTTCGCTGCCGGATTTTCCTTTGTCTCTATTCTCACGACGGTTTTCCAGCTCTTCGGACTGGGCTTCGGGTTCGGCGGTGCCGCGTTTTTCTGGACATGGCCGCTAGTCTTCGCCGGCCAGCTGCTCGTCGCCTTGAACTTCGCGCAGCTCGCTGCGAGTTGGCCCATTGCGGGCGCCATCTTCCAGTGGACAAGCCGTCTGGCTGGAACGACATTTGGCTGGTTCACCGGGTGGGTGATGATCGTCGGCCAAGTGTTGACGGTCGCTGTCGCGGCTATCGCCGTGCAGGCCGTGCTGCCGTCGATCTGGGACGGTTTTCAGATTGTGGGCGGTCCGGCGGCCAACCCGGCCCTCACCTCGCCGACCGGAGCGCAGAACGCCGTGCTTCTCGGAGTGATTCTGCTCGTGATCACGACGATCGTGAATATTTTGAGTGTGCGTCTGATGGCTCTCGCCACGAGCGTGGGCGTAATCATTGAGATCGTGGGAGTGATCGTGCTCGTTGTTGCGCTCATGCTGCTGCCCGAGCGCAGCCCTGGTGTCGTGTTCACGACCGAGGGTGCTGCGCCGACGGACAACCCATATATCTGGGCTTGGCTGGCGTCTTCGTTGATGGCCGCGTATGTGCTTGTCGGTTTCGATTCCGCGGGTGAGCTGGCCGAAGAAACTCACGCTCCGCGAAAAACGATTTCGAAGACGATCATCCGCGCTGTTGTCGTGTCGGGTCTTGGCGGTGCACTGCTGATCATCGGCGCGTTGGTCGCCGCGCCCAGTCTGACCGATGGCAGCCTCGCGACGGGTGGCATGGCCTACGTGGTCACCGAGCGGCTCGGGCCGTTCCTCGGCCGGCTCATTCTCGTTGCGGTCGCGATTGCGGTGTTCGCGTGCACGCTGGCGGTTCAGACTGCGGGTTCACGCATGATGTACTCGATGGCCAGAGAGCGTGCCCTGCCGTTTTGGCGCATCCTGTCGAAGGTCTCACCACGCACCGGCACACCGGTCGCGACGAGCATTGTCGTCGGGGTGGGAGCAGCAATCGCGCTGGGTGTGAATTTCGGGCAATCGGCCATCTTCACCGCACTGTCAAGCCTGTGCATCGCGATGTTGTATCTCGCTTACCTGGGGGTGACCGTTCCGCTGCTTGTGCGGCGCGTCCGGCTGCGCAAGCAGGGCTTCCCACCCGGCGTCGACGAAGACGGCAAACCGCTGTTCAACCTTGGCCGTTGGGGCATCCCGTTGAACGCCATCGCAATCGTCTACCAGATCGGCATGGTGATCAACCTCGCGTGGCCCCGGACGGAGATCTATGACCTCACCGGCAACACCTGGTGGCTGCAGTGGAGCGCGATTCTGTTTATCGGCGCGGCGCTGGTCGTCGGCTTCTTCGTACACCGCTTCGTTGTTCGTCGAGCTGGCGGCATCGAACTTGGCCACCTGCCCGCGACGGCCGCTATTGCGGTTGTCGCCGATTCCGGCGCCGTCGGCTCCGTGGCCTGA
- a CDS encoding response regulator transcription factor has translation MRILVVEDDLRIADVLRRALGEAGYAVDVTHSTSAAMEAFSVEKYDLVLLDLLLPGLPGGGMEVCRLIRAENRDVPILMLTAVDSPRNRVSGLDAGADDYLTKPFHLQELLARVRALLRRAPRADHPIVTVGSVSLNPATRAASRGDRTIALTSKEFAVLEYLMRNAGTIVSASELIDHAWDGNYEGYSNVVQTYIRYIRQKVNEPSEADFIRTHRGMGYSVEPGA, from the coding sequence ATGAGAATTCTGGTTGTCGAAGATGATCTGAGAATCGCTGACGTTCTCCGGCGCGCCTTGGGTGAAGCTGGGTACGCGGTCGACGTTACTCATTCCACGTCGGCGGCGATGGAGGCGTTCTCTGTCGAGAAATATGATCTCGTTCTGCTCGATTTGCTGCTCCCCGGGTTGCCAGGCGGAGGGATGGAGGTGTGTCGACTGATCCGGGCAGAGAACAGGGACGTACCCATACTGATGCTCACGGCCGTCGATTCGCCGCGCAACCGGGTCAGCGGGCTGGACGCCGGCGCGGACGACTACCTGACGAAACCGTTCCACCTGCAAGAACTCTTAGCGCGCGTCCGTGCACTCCTGCGAAGGGCCCCGCGAGCCGATCATCCCATCGTCACCGTGGGGAGTGTTTCTCTCAACCCAGCAACTCGTGCAGCGAGCCGGGGGGATCGAACCATTGCTTTGACGAGCAAGGAATTCGCGGTTCTGGAATACCTGATGCGAAACGCCGGGACGATTGTCAGTGCCTCCGAACTCATCGACCACGCGTGGGATGGCAACTACGAGGGGTACAGCAACGTGGTGCAGACGTACATCCGGTATATCAGGCAGAAGGTCAACGAGCCGAGTGAAGCCGATTTCATTCGCACCCACCGCGGCATGGGTTATTCGGTGGAGCCGGGAGCATGA
- a CDS encoding ABC transporter permease — MWVGYILRELGHRWRQAATVILGIAVAVAVVIVIGGVALGLKAAQSDAVASLYGVGTDITVTRPAAPGSAAPTFNFGKADGASAGGSTQFVQSKLAVARGLATSDMSQTATVGAVPSVSSVESVLMLDNYDFSGVIPDITGNLPPASGDGVAADGPTGADGAGGSSFGVDTFSVAGIDVAHEADAGPLASTTVTAGRALTIADVGQRVALVDEAYAKENQLSVGGPVNIGGVDIPIVGLVTASSTGTPTRANAYLPLDVAQTLSGLPGQITHVYVKAASASDVGSIQQALKSALPETVVETQSELAGSVTGSLTTANDLSRTLGLWLSVIAFAAATLLAALFTVAGVTRRTREFGTLKALGWKNWQVSSQVAGEAVVEAIFGTVVGLALGAVSILVVNAFAPSFAATLSTSGASAQIPLTSPFPAALVPVVVGLSIGAALVSSIAGSLRVARLRPSEALRSAE, encoded by the coding sequence ATGTGGGTTGGGTATATTCTTCGTGAACTCGGCCATCGATGGCGGCAAGCCGCCACGGTGATCCTCGGGATCGCGGTTGCTGTTGCGGTCGTGATCGTGATCGGTGGTGTCGCGCTCGGGTTGAAGGCGGCACAATCAGATGCGGTGGCGTCACTGTACGGCGTTGGTACGGACATTACGGTGACGCGGCCAGCCGCGCCCGGATCGGCTGCACCGACGTTCAATTTCGGCAAGGCGGACGGTGCTTCAGCGGGCGGTTCGACGCAGTTCGTTCAAAGCAAGCTTGCCGTTGCCCGAGGACTGGCGACATCGGATATGTCACAAACCGCCACGGTGGGCGCAGTCCCATCGGTGTCGTCAGTCGAGTCGGTTCTGATGCTCGACAATTACGACTTCAGTGGTGTGATCCCTGACATTACCGGGAACCTCCCACCCGCTTCGGGGGATGGCGTCGCTGCCGACGGCCCGACCGGGGCCGATGGTGCGGGTGGGAGCTCGTTCGGCGTCGATACCTTCAGCGTTGCTGGTATCGACGTGGCGCACGAAGCCGACGCTGGCCCTCTCGCATCGACGACGGTCACCGCGGGTCGGGCATTGACAATCGCGGATGTCGGACAGCGGGTGGCGTTAGTTGACGAGGCGTATGCGAAAGAAAACCAGCTCAGTGTCGGGGGTCCGGTGAACATCGGCGGCGTCGACATACCCATTGTCGGATTGGTGACTGCGTCCTCGACTGGCACTCCGACGCGGGCGAATGCGTACCTGCCGTTGGATGTTGCGCAGACTTTGAGTGGCCTGCCGGGCCAGATCACCCATGTCTACGTCAAAGCAGCGTCCGCATCCGATGTTGGCTCGATTCAGCAAGCGTTGAAGTCGGCGCTTCCGGAAACGGTTGTTGAAACTCAGTCAGAGCTGGCGGGTAGCGTAACCGGTTCGTTGACGACGGCCAACGATTTGAGCCGCACGCTGGGTTTGTGGTTGAGCGTCATTGCCTTTGCGGCTGCAACTCTTCTCGCCGCACTCTTCACCGTCGCCGGCGTCACCCGCCGCACCCGCGAATTCGGAACGCTCAAGGCTCTCGGGTGGAAGAACTGGCAAGTCTCTTCGCAGGTTGCCGGTGAGGCGGTGGTGGAAGCGATTTTCGGCACAGTCGTCGGGCTCGCCCTGGGTGCTGTGAGCATCCTGGTGGTCAACGCTTTCGCGCCGTCGTTCGCGGCCACCCTGTCAACGTCTGGGGCATCCGCACAGATTCCCCTCACGTCGCCGTTTCCTGCTGCTCTGGTGCCCGTGGTGGTTGGCCTGTCGATCGGCGCGGCTCTGGTTTCCTCGATCGCGGGCTCTCTGAGAGTCGCCCGCCTTCGCCCATCTGAAGCGCTTCGAAGCGCGGAGTAG
- a CDS encoding ABC transporter ATP-binding protein — protein sequence MYELVNVSKSYRSRDGAVTALDGVSLEIGDGEWVAVQGPTGGGKSTLLQLLGALEQPTSGTVTLSADSGALDLGALSEQRLSGIRANRIGFVFQSFNLIPTLTAVNNVVAALRPIGVRGPVAHARAREALGRVGLGDRVNHLPAALSGGQQQRVAIARALVKNPDVILADEPTGNLDERMRDEIVSLLQRICEEQKVTLVMVTHDRQVASRAGRILTLDGGRLVSGAEV from the coding sequence ATGTATGAGCTCGTGAACGTATCGAAGTCGTACCGCAGCCGGGACGGCGCCGTGACTGCTCTAGACGGGGTGTCGCTGGAAATCGGAGATGGGGAATGGGTGGCCGTTCAGGGTCCGACCGGCGGCGGGAAGTCCACGTTGCTGCAACTGCTCGGTGCTCTGGAGCAACCAACATCGGGAACGGTCACGCTCAGCGCTGATTCTGGTGCGCTTGATCTTGGGGCCCTGTCAGAGCAGAGACTTTCCGGGATTCGCGCGAATCGAATCGGGTTCGTCTTTCAAAGCTTCAACCTCATTCCGACTCTCACGGCTGTCAACAATGTGGTTGCCGCGCTTCGCCCGATCGGGGTGCGCGGGCCCGTTGCGCACGCTCGCGCCCGGGAAGCGCTCGGGCGGGTGGGGCTCGGTGACCGAGTCAATCACCTGCCGGCGGCGCTCTCCGGAGGCCAGCAGCAACGAGTGGCCATTGCGCGAGCGTTGGTCAAGAACCCGGATGTCATCCTGGCAGATGAACCAACCGGGAACCTCGATGAGAGGATGCGTGACGAGATCGTGAGCCTGTTGCAACGCATCTGCGAAGAACAGAAGGTGACGCTAGTGATGGTGACCCACGACCGCCAGGTTGCGTCCCGCGCGGGACGCATCCTGACCCTCGACGGCGGCCGACTCGTTTCTGGCGCGGAAGTCTAG
- a CDS encoding urea amidolyase associated protein UAAP1 → MSSPVESRPTDSVLSAQADARARAALTAEFMPYLPASSSPHVPVGVEAEALLWAETVAPGGYAHRVIARGTRIRFDDPTGAACANVILYNALETNERLNVADTVKIPWQAYLGTGHPLLSGDGRVLATITADTSGRHDAFCGASTELFNKQKYGTAAPEGPAPSGRALFTMAAAKHGLTARDLPPSISFFQGVRVDPDGRFVFTGSIGDPSFVELTAELPLVVLVANTAHPLDPSSDYLVGPLRVHAWPGEATNESDARFTASPELNRAYLNTLDYAKARAL, encoded by the coding sequence ATGTCTTCGCCAGTCGAATCCCGCCCCACCGACAGCGTGCTGTCCGCTCAGGCCGATGCTCGAGCCCGCGCTGCGCTGACCGCCGAGTTCATGCCGTACCTGCCAGCCTCATCATCGCCACACGTTCCCGTGGGCGTTGAGGCCGAAGCATTGCTCTGGGCAGAGACGGTCGCGCCTGGAGGGTACGCGCACCGGGTCATTGCCCGGGGCACGCGGATTCGTTTCGACGACCCGACGGGGGCCGCGTGCGCGAACGTCATTCTGTACAACGCGCTAGAGACGAACGAGAGGCTGAATGTCGCCGACACCGTGAAGATTCCGTGGCAGGCCTACCTCGGCACCGGGCATCCGCTGCTCTCCGGAGACGGTCGGGTACTGGCAACAATCACCGCGGACACCTCCGGTCGGCACGACGCGTTCTGCGGAGCAAGCACCGAGCTGTTCAACAAACAAAAATACGGAACGGCGGCGCCGGAAGGGCCGGCGCCGTCGGGCCGAGCCCTGTTCACGATGGCCGCAGCGAAACACGGACTCACGGCTCGCGACCTGCCGCCTAGCATCTCGTTCTTCCAGGGTGTTCGGGTCGACCCGGATGGGAGGTTCGTCTTCACTGGCAGCATCGGCGACCCCTCGTTCGTGGAACTCACTGCCGAACTGCCATTGGTGGTTCTTGTCGCGAATACCGCGCACCCTCTTGACCCGTCGAGCGACTATCTGGTCGGCCCGTTGCGGGTGCACGCGTGGCCCGGCGAAGCAACAAACGAATCAGATGCCCGCTTCACCGCCAGCCCGGAACTGAACCGGGCCTATCTCAACACCCTCGACTATGCAAAGGCGCGTGCTCTGTGA
- a CDS encoding urea amidolyase associated protein UAAP2 encodes MFAPDTPLEPSGPLVGTEIVLDETVAPCAPWSAIVRSGDVLTIVDVGGNQSADCLIFSAANSDERYSVPDTLAWQGNAYLREGSVLRSNLGRPLMTLIGNEIDRQDTIGGACSKESNTLRYGYHTAYQHACRENFLTEAARHGLGARDLVSNINWFMNVPIEQDGSLGIVDGMSAPGKRVAIKAEMDVLVIVSNCPQMNNPCNDFNCTPLRMIVTAAGSPITAGSSADAVTI; translated from the coding sequence ATATTCGCCCCTGACACGCCACTCGAGCCGTCCGGCCCGCTCGTCGGCACCGAGATCGTGCTCGATGAGACGGTAGCGCCATGCGCGCCCTGGTCGGCGATCGTGCGATCCGGCGACGTCCTCACGATCGTCGACGTCGGCGGAAACCAATCCGCAGACTGTCTCATATTCAGCGCGGCCAACTCGGATGAACGGTATTCGGTTCCCGACACTCTCGCCTGGCAGGGCAACGCCTACCTGCGAGAAGGGAGCGTTCTGCGATCGAACCTGGGCCGGCCACTGATGACGCTGATTGGTAATGAGATCGATCGCCAAGACACCATCGGGGGCGCCTGCTCGAAAGAGTCGAACACGCTGCGTTACGGCTACCACACCGCGTACCAGCACGCCTGTCGAGAGAACTTTCTGACCGAGGCGGCCAGACACGGGCTCGGTGCGCGAGACTTGGTCTCGAACATCAATTGGTTCATGAATGTGCCAATCGAACAAGACGGCTCTCTCGGAATCGTCGACGGCATGTCAGCGCCAGGTAAACGAGTGGCCATCAAAGCTGAAATGGATGTCCTGGTCATCGTCTCGAATTGCCCGCAGATGAACAACCCGTGTAACGACTTCAACTGCACGCCGTTGCGGATGATCGTGACTGCAGCGGGCTCTCCGATAACGGCCGGCAGCTCTGCCGACGCCGTCACCATCTAA
- a CDS encoding sensor histidine kinase yields MIFRQATIRLTVVFTLILLVLFGAFAAGVYLFVVSSFDYDSALNTGNSAVDAAEQSFADLRFGLATGYLALVIVLPVICFLMVRLVLRPARRGFEAQQRFVDDASHEFRTPLSIIQGELELVISRPRPRDEYVTAITTALDEVDHLNTLTSDLLLLTRANTATLMTAFQPVSLGTVVDRAVDSYSRGPQTGRLTVTGSDVIVYGSDDLLIRAVGNIIDNALKFSPPKSKVSVTVSEHADHARIVVTDTGTGLTSGEKTHAFERFWRAETSRTLPGQGLGLALVKQIIEAHHGTVKLASNEGHGTRVTLEIPTDAR; encoded by the coding sequence ATGATCTTCAGACAGGCGACGATACGCCTGACAGTGGTGTTCACGCTGATCCTCTTGGTACTTTTCGGAGCATTCGCTGCCGGGGTATACCTTTTCGTGGTCAGCTCCTTCGACTACGACAGCGCCCTCAACACCGGCAACAGTGCCGTGGATGCTGCCGAGCAAAGCTTCGCGGACCTCCGCTTCGGACTCGCGACCGGCTACCTGGCACTCGTGATCGTGCTGCCCGTCATCTGCTTCCTCATGGTCCGCCTCGTGCTCAGGCCTGCCCGCCGAGGATTCGAAGCTCAACAGCGTTTCGTCGACGACGCCTCGCACGAGTTCCGCACGCCGCTGAGTATCATCCAAGGCGAATTGGAACTCGTCATCAGCCGCCCGCGCCCCCGGGACGAGTACGTCACCGCAATCACCACCGCACTTGATGAAGTCGATCACCTCAACACACTCACAAGCGACCTGCTGCTTCTGACGCGCGCCAACACGGCCACGTTGATGACCGCGTTTCAGCCCGTCAGCCTCGGCACGGTCGTCGATCGGGCGGTCGACTCCTACTCGCGCGGACCCCAGACCGGCAGGCTCACCGTCACAGGCAGCGACGTGATCGTGTACGGCTCCGACGACCTCCTGATCCGTGCTGTGGGCAACATCATCGACAATGCCCTGAAATTCTCCCCTCCCAAAAGTAAGGTGTCGGTGACCGTTTCGGAGCACGCAGACCACGCACGCATCGTGGTCACGGACACCGGTACGGGTTTGACTTCTGGAGAAAAAACGCACGCGTTCGAACGATTCTGGCGCGCGGAAACATCTCGAACATTGCCCGGCCAGGGCCTCGGCCTGGCGCTCGTGAAACAAATCATCGAAGCCCACCACGGAACCGTGAAATTGGCGTCGAACGAAGGACACGGAACCCGAGTGACGCTGGAAATACCCACCGATGCACGCTGA
- a CDS encoding COG4705 family protein, with translation MTTSLEPTAYSARHMLSKVPAITIWFWIIKILCTTVGETFADFINVALGVGLVSTAIIFTVVTAAVLTLQMTRRRYQPGVYWLTVVVMSITGTLYTDILTDQAGVPLGVSAAIFSGALAIVFAIWFVKERTLSIHSIVTAPREAFYWLTVLVTFALGTALGDCTLELTGWGPGASILLPLVLIAIVAALWRFGANPVLTFWIAYILTRPLGANIGDWLGLTPAEGGIGLGTLVTSIIFLAAILATVVYLSITKTDVDQNAEAEPHTDAERPASPVRRRASAVILVAVAAATVALLITTSNLPHTSALADEAAAPSCSDTSTALSQSEAQAAVKANYPATNVDELTTIVTDTLTLVTQNDQTGAAARATDLETTWDDNQPELNAADCRAWTFLDKQIDPVLKSVRAQTPDPAKEQQALQQLLTTLTS, from the coding sequence ATGACCACATCCCTCGAGCCCACGGCGTACTCCGCACGACACATGCTCAGTAAAGTTCCAGCGATCACCATCTGGTTCTGGATCATCAAGATTCTGTGCACGACCGTTGGGGAAACCTTCGCCGACTTCATCAACGTCGCGCTCGGAGTGGGCCTAGTCAGCACGGCGATAATCTTCACTGTCGTGACGGCTGCGGTTCTGACGCTCCAAATGACGCGTCGGCGATACCAGCCAGGCGTGTATTGGCTGACCGTGGTCGTGATGAGCATCACGGGAACCCTGTACACCGACATCCTCACCGACCAGGCCGGTGTGCCACTCGGAGTCAGCGCCGCAATCTTCTCCGGAGCACTTGCCATCGTCTTCGCGATCTGGTTCGTCAAAGAACGCACCCTTTCCATCCACAGCATCGTGACCGCGCCGCGAGAAGCTTTCTACTGGCTCACCGTGCTCGTCACGTTCGCCCTCGGCACTGCCCTCGGCGACTGCACACTCGAGCTCACCGGATGGGGACCAGGCGCATCGATCCTGTTACCGCTGGTACTGATCGCGATCGTCGCAGCCCTCTGGCGCTTTGGCGCGAACCCCGTGCTCACATTCTGGATCGCGTACATCCTCACCCGTCCCCTCGGGGCGAACATCGGAGACTGGCTCGGACTCACACCAGCCGAAGGCGGCATCGGGCTCGGCACGCTGGTGACGAGCATCATCTTCCTCGCCGCAATCCTCGCAACCGTCGTCTACCTCTCGATCACTAAAACAGATGTCGACCAGAACGCCGAAGCCGAACCCCACACCGACGCCGAAAGGCCCGCCTCTCCCGTCAGGCGACGCGCCTCCGCGGTCATCCTGGTCGCCGTTGCCGCTGCAACAGTAGCGCTTCTTATCACCACCAGTAACCTTCCCCACACAAGCGCCCTCGCAGACGAAGCAGCGGCCCCCTCGTGCTCGGATACCTCCACCGCTTTGTCCCAGTCCGAAGCGCAAGCTGCGGTTAAGGCGAACTACCCCGCCACGAATGTCGACGAGCTCACAACAATCGTCACTGACACGCTCACCCTGGTCACCCAGAACGATCAAACAGGTGCCGCCGCCCGCGCCACAGATCTTGAAACAACCTGGGACGACAACCAACCAGAACTCAACGCTGCCGACTGCCGGGCATGGACATTCCTCGACAAGCAGATCGACCCCGTGCTCAAATCCGTACGCGCACAAACACCCGATCCGGCAAAGGAACAACAAGCGCTACAGCAGCTCCTCACCACCCTCACTTCTTAA